The Pyxidicoccus sp. MSG2 DNA segment AGCTACCTGAAGACGTGCTCGAGCCCCTTCACCGGGAGCATTCTCTACAGGAATCCGGACACCGGCATGACCTTCAGGGAGAGCGCTGGTTTTCCCTGCATGAGCGCCTGCTTCGGATTCATCGATCGCAAGGTGTACGACCGCGAGCCCCAGTGGGGAAACGAGCCATTCCTGGGGGGTGGCTTCGGTGGACCGCCACGCTGCGAGACGATCGTCGGCACGACGTTTGAGTGGTGACCTGGAGCCGTTGGAGCTGAATGACAAGGGGCCTCCGCGCAGCTACTGCGAGCCGGGCTCGCAAGCTCCGGGGGAGCCCCAGCCCTAGGACGTCTAGGCCCGCTCTCCCTCGACGGAGACGCGGAGCCCGCCATGGGTGACGGTGATGGTGGGACGGCCGAACCACCCGCAGTGCTTGCAGACGGCGCTCGGCCCTGACGCGGACACTCGCACCGGTAGGTCCGCCGAGCACACCGGGCAGCCCTCCGGAATCTTGTAGTCACGCGATGTCGGCTGAACTTCGGTCATGCATCTGAGTTAACGCAGGACGAAGCCTCCGCAACCCACCGCGCCCGGGAGTGTCGGGCGCGCTTCGTTCCTTCCGTGAGCCTGGCTGCCTGCCCTCCACCCGGCCGGCCGCTCACGTCCCTTCGAGCAGCCGCGAGAAGGCGCGCGCGATGTCCGCGTCCTTGACGTTGCTCCCCACCACCTCCTCGCCCACCTGCAGCTCCGTCTCGACGACGCCGGGCACGCGCGTGGTGCTGAAGCCGCCGGCCACCCAGATCTTGTCCTCGCGAGCAATCCTGTCCCGCTGACGGGACAGCGCCCCCGGGTCGCCGCGCAGGTAGACGCGGAACATGTTGGTCTGCACCGGACGTGGCAGCACGGTGATGCGCGAGTCGGCGGCAATCGCCTCCGTCAGCGACTTCGCGCGCTTCGCGTACTCGGGGATGCGGGGCAGCACTTCGTCCAGGCGCATGGCGGCGGACGCCACGTAGGGCAGCATCTGGAAGAGGTTGCCGCCGTGCCGGTGCCGCCAGAGGCGCGCGGTTTTGACGAAGTCGGCGCTGCCCAGCACCATGGCCCCGCCGAGCGCGCCCACCATCTTGTAGAAGGACACGTAGACGGAGTCGAAGCCGCGGCAGATGTCCGCGTACGAGCGCCCGTAGAACGGCTGGCTCTCCCATAGCCGCGCACCGTCCATGTGGAGCTTCACGCCCTTCTCGCGGCAGGTGCGCTTCAGCTCCTCCAACTGCTCCCACGTCTGGAGCTGCCCGCCCAGCCACCGCACCGGCAGCTCGACGCTGACGGTCCCCAGCGGCTCCTTCGCGTCGAGCACGTCGCTGGCCAGCACCGGACGCGTCCACGGGCAGAGGATGACCTCGCGCAGCCCGTGCAGCACCGCGTGGGCGTCGTCCTCGTGCAGCACGTGGTGGGACGAGGGATGCACGCCCACGCGCCGGTTGCCGCTCGCGTCCGCGTACATGCGCAGCACGCACAACTGGCCCATGGTGCCCGTGGGCATGTAGCAGCCGTCCTCGAAGCCGAGCATGGCCGCGACGCGCTTCTCGAACGCCTGGATGAACTCACCATTGCCGTAGTAGTCGCGCGACACGCCCTGGCGCTTCACCCACTCGCCAATGCGGATGAGCTCCGCGCCCGCGTCAGTGGGGCCTCCGAGCGTCAGCGACGCGCGGCACTCGCGGCGGATCTTCTCGATTTCCGCCCGCGACGGCGGCGCGGCGGACGCACTCTTCGCCGGCGCGGGCGCGGGGGGCGTGGCGGCCTCCGCGGTGCCACGCAGCAGCGCCGAGCCGGACAGCAGGCCGGTGAGGGCGAGGAACTCCCCGCGGCTGAGATGACGTGGATTCATTCGGTGTGCGCCTTCCTGGTGACGTCGGAGTCCAGGGGCCAAACGTACACCCATGACGCGCCGCGATGGGTACCTGGCTTCGCAACACCTGACGCACCGCGACGCCCACCTCACGCCACCCAACCCCTGACGCACT contains these protein-coding regions:
- a CDS encoding threonine aldolase family protein, encoding MNPRHLSRGEFLALTGLLSGSALLRGTAEAATPPAPAPAKSASAAPPSRAEIEKIRRECRASLTLGGPTDAGAELIRIGEWVKRQGVSRDYYGNGEFIQAFEKRVAAMLGFEDGCYMPTGTMGQLCVLRMYADASGNRRVGVHPSSHHVLHEDDAHAVLHGLREVILCPWTRPVLASDVLDAKEPLGTVSVELPVRWLGGQLQTWEQLEELKRTCREKGVKLHMDGARLWESQPFYGRSYADICRGFDSVYVSFYKMVGALGGAMVLGSADFVKTARLWRHRHGGNLFQMLPYVASAAMRLDEVLPRIPEYAKRAKSLTEAIAADSRITVLPRPVQTNMFRVYLRGDPGALSRQRDRIAREDKIWVAGGFSTTRVPGVVETELQVGEEVVGSNVKDADIARAFSRLLEGT